A single window of Usitatibacter rugosus DNA harbors:
- a CDS encoding alpha/beta hydrolase, with translation MVHLATALASIVLVHGGFVDGSGWEDVYKILKKDGYDVSIVQNPTTSLADDVAATKRIIATKQQPVILVGHSYGGVVITEAGNDPKVAALVYIAAFAPDKGESVGSIIKDPVPGTTPPPIQPAGEGFLGLDKAKFHEAFAADVKKDKADFMANSQVPWGVNALNGAVTEPAWKTKPSWYLVATTDRMIPPPAQQAMSKRAGSTVVEVAGSHAIYVSKPQAVASIIKAAAQSTK, from the coding sequence ATGGTCCACCTTGCAACCGCACTGGCTTCGATCGTCCTCGTCCACGGTGGATTCGTGGACGGCTCCGGCTGGGAGGACGTGTACAAGATCCTGAAGAAGGACGGCTATGACGTGAGCATCGTCCAGAATCCCACCACGTCGCTTGCCGATGACGTCGCAGCAACGAAGCGCATCATCGCGACGAAGCAGCAGCCGGTGATCCTCGTCGGCCACTCCTATGGCGGCGTTGTGATCACGGAAGCGGGCAACGATCCGAAGGTCGCGGCGCTCGTCTACATCGCGGCCTTCGCGCCGGACAAGGGCGAGTCGGTCGGATCGATCATCAAGGATCCCGTGCCCGGCACGACCCCCCCGCCGATCCAGCCCGCGGGCGAAGGATTCCTCGGACTCGACAAGGCGAAGTTCCACGAAGCGTTCGCCGCGGACGTCAAGAAGGACAAGGCCGACTTCATGGCGAACTCGCAGGTGCCGTGGGGCGTGAACGCGCTGAACGGCGCCGTCACCGAGCCGGCGTGGAAGACGAAGCCGAGCTGGTATCTCGTCGCGACCACCGACCGCATGATCCCGCCACCGGCGCAGCAGGCGATGTCGAAGCGCGCCGGCTCGACCGTCGTCGAGGTCGCAGGGAGCCACGCGATCTACGTGTCGAAGCCCCAGGCCGTGGCGTCGATCATCAAGGCCGCCGCGCAGTCCACGAAATAG
- a CDS encoding response regulator, translating to MTTTPAKPIRLLIVDDHPLLREGVAAVLEDEPGVEVVAQATNGLEAIEAFEKYLPDITFMDLQMPQMNGIDAIAAIRSRFPASRIVVLTTYKGDVSALRALRAGAVGYLLKDQLSTDLMETIRTVHAGGRRIPPEIAEALASHLGEDALSEREIQVLRSVAQGNSNKRVAAELGISEETVKGHMKSIAEKLNANDRTHAVTIALRRGILEL from the coding sequence ATGACGACGACGCCCGCGAAGCCGATTCGCCTGCTGATCGTGGACGACCACCCGCTGCTGCGCGAGGGCGTGGCCGCCGTGCTCGAGGACGAGCCCGGTGTCGAGGTCGTCGCCCAGGCGACCAACGGGCTCGAGGCCATCGAAGCGTTCGAGAAGTACCTCCCCGACATCACCTTCATGGACCTGCAGATGCCGCAGATGAACGGCATCGATGCGATCGCCGCGATCCGGTCGCGCTTTCCGGCCTCGCGCATCGTCGTGCTGACGACGTACAAGGGCGACGTGAGCGCCTTGCGGGCGCTGCGCGCAGGGGCGGTGGGCTACCTCCTGAAGGACCAGCTCAGCACGGACCTCATGGAGACGATTCGAACGGTGCATGCCGGAGGGCGGCGCATCCCTCCCGAGATCGCCGAGGCCCTCGCGAGCCACCTCGGCGAGGATGCACTTTCCGAGCGCGAGATCCAGGTGCTGCGCAGCGTCGCGCAAGGCAACTCGAACAAGCGCGTCGCCGCCGAGCTCGGCATCAGCGAGGAGACCGTGAAGGGGCACATGAAGAGCATCGCCGAGAAGCTGAACGCCAACGACCGGACCCACGCCGTCACGATCGCCCTTCGCCGCGGCATCCTCGAGCTCTGA
- a CDS encoding sensor histidine kinase has product MAAFALASTACWPIDRDRSFAQLHHVPWTARDGAPADVEAMAQTEDGFIWLGTRSGLVRFDGLQFERYAPASGDTLSSGSIRSLLALPGNGLIIGWVFGGATVLRDGRTTHFGAKDGFPGGSPHQFLADADGKLWVATANALARFDGTRWQAIGADWNFAGQRAIALFLDRDGTLGAFTPSTLMILPRGGTAFQPTGGKSTTRAPIARARDGTLFVSDGRGIRSIASLAQYDESDRPVLVATTTVNARRMIVDRDGSLWFEDYAGVGRIAHPERPGATAEYFTKAEGLSDVGAAPLLEDREGNVWAATPGGIDRFRGGPFVSPAGALQLSGAALAPDSNGGLLFTGFKGESWHLAADGTVSAFGPIRGICAYRDPDGIVWFGSQKETPRVAELWRHQAGRLDRVDLPADIPLNATVQSITMDAGRSLWVSVRRAGIYRLSQGAWSKPAELPEAGKRVAVVMTADSKGRVWLGYAEGGVALWDGGKVRTYGAKEGLDVGTVFAIQEKGTHLWVAGERGVAILESDRFRAVSIEERDVLRGIAGLLETDGGDLWLFASTGVIRVPADQVLAALGQPGRAMSARRYDYDDGFAGAPPAIGPLPALVATTDGRLWFATSRGVFMHDPRTAGANRVAPTVVVKALLAGGAHHVPAGNVGLPELITSVEIDYTATSMTVPRRMRFRHRLEGVDTDWQEAGARRQAFYTNLGPGHYRFQVTAANEDGVWNPAGASFEFTIAPAWYQTRWFFMLCALAAIGALALAYRLRMDRVSARIQARLQDRQLERERIARDLHDTLLQGFQGLVLTFTAAMRRIPPGEPARAQMEKALERASGVLAEGRNRVRDLRDSVVFQGDLAAALKDAADDLAHAHPAAFALTVQGDRRRLHPLVLEEAYRIGREALANAYRHAAANRIEIEVIFDPAQLRLRIRDDGMGVAGDVLENGVPGHWGITGMRERAQKLGARLLIRSGTGSGTEVELDIPGTVAYDSP; this is encoded by the coding sequence ATGGCGGCGTTTGCACTCGCGTCCACGGCGTGCTGGCCGATCGACCGCGACCGCAGCTTCGCGCAACTGCATCACGTTCCCTGGACGGCTCGCGACGGGGCTCCTGCCGATGTCGAGGCCATGGCCCAGACGGAGGATGGATTCATCTGGCTCGGCACCCGGAGCGGGCTGGTTCGCTTCGACGGCCTGCAGTTCGAGCGCTACGCACCCGCGAGCGGCGACACGCTGTCCTCCGGGTCGATTCGCTCCCTCCTCGCGCTGCCCGGCAATGGATTGATCATCGGATGGGTCTTCGGGGGTGCCACCGTGTTGCGCGATGGCCGCACGACGCATTTCGGCGCGAAGGATGGATTTCCCGGCGGCAGCCCGCACCAGTTCCTTGCCGACGCCGACGGCAAGCTCTGGGTGGCGACGGCCAACGCCCTGGCCCGCTTCGACGGCACGCGCTGGCAGGCGATCGGCGCCGACTGGAACTTCGCCGGCCAGCGCGCCATCGCGCTCTTCCTCGATCGCGATGGGACATTGGGTGCGTTCACTCCCAGCACGCTCATGATCCTGCCCAGGGGAGGCACCGCGTTCCAGCCCACGGGCGGCAAGTCGACGACGCGAGCGCCGATCGCGAGGGCGCGTGACGGAACCCTGTTCGTCTCGGACGGGCGGGGCATCCGCTCCATCGCGAGCCTCGCGCAATACGACGAGAGTGACCGGCCGGTTCTCGTGGCGACGACGACCGTCAACGCGCGGCGGATGATCGTGGACCGCGACGGAAGCTTGTGGTTCGAGGACTACGCCGGCGTGGGGCGCATCGCGCATCCGGAACGTCCGGGTGCCACGGCCGAGTACTTCACGAAGGCCGAAGGCCTCTCGGACGTGGGTGCCGCTCCCCTCCTGGAGGATCGCGAGGGCAATGTCTGGGCCGCCACGCCCGGCGGGATCGACCGGTTCCGCGGGGGGCCTTTCGTGTCGCCGGCGGGAGCCCTGCAGTTGAGCGGCGCGGCGCTGGCGCCCGACTCGAACGGCGGCCTCCTGTTCACGGGATTCAAGGGCGAGAGCTGGCACCTGGCGGCGGATGGAACGGTGAGCGCGTTCGGGCCGATCCGCGGGATCTGCGCCTATCGCGACCCGGATGGCATCGTCTGGTTCGGATCGCAGAAGGAGACTCCGCGCGTCGCGGAGCTGTGGCGCCACCAGGCGGGCCGGCTCGATCGCGTGGACCTGCCCGCCGACATTCCGCTGAACGCCACCGTGCAATCGATCACGATGGATGCCGGCCGCTCCCTCTGGGTTTCGGTGCGGCGCGCGGGCATCTACCGGCTCTCGCAAGGCGCGTGGTCGAAGCCGGCGGAGTTGCCCGAAGCCGGCAAGCGGGTGGCGGTCGTCATGACGGCCGATTCGAAGGGCCGTGTGTGGCTCGGCTACGCCGAAGGCGGCGTTGCCCTTTGGGACGGCGGGAAGGTCCGCACGTACGGCGCGAAGGAAGGTCTCGACGTCGGCACGGTGTTCGCGATCCAGGAGAAAGGAACCCACCTCTGGGTGGCAGGCGAGCGGGGCGTCGCGATCCTTGAGTCCGATCGCTTCCGGGCCGTGTCGATCGAGGAGCGCGACGTGCTGCGCGGCATCGCGGGACTGCTGGAGACCGACGGCGGCGATCTCTGGCTGTTCGCCTCGACCGGCGTGATTCGAGTCCCGGCGGATCAGGTCCTGGCGGCGCTCGGGCAACCGGGCCGTGCGATGAGCGCTCGCCGCTACGATTACGACGATGGCTTTGCCGGCGCTCCCCCGGCCATCGGTCCGCTGCCCGCGCTCGTGGCAACGACCGACGGCCGACTGTGGTTCGCGACCAGCCGCGGCGTGTTCATGCACGATCCGCGGACGGCCGGCGCGAACCGGGTCGCGCCCACGGTCGTCGTGAAGGCCCTCCTCGCCGGGGGCGCCCACCATGTCCCGGCCGGGAACGTCGGCCTTCCCGAGCTGATCACGAGCGTCGAGATCGACTACACCGCGACCTCCATGACCGTGCCACGACGCATGCGCTTCCGGCACAGGCTCGAGGGGGTCGACACGGACTGGCAGGAAGCCGGCGCACGCCGCCAGGCGTTCTACACCAACCTTGGTCCCGGCCACTATCGATTCCAGGTGACGGCAGCGAACGAGGATGGCGTGTGGAATCCGGCCGGCGCGAGCTTCGAGTTCACGATCGCACCGGCCTGGTACCAGACGAGGTGGTTCTTCATGCTGTGCGCGCTGGCCGCGATCGGCGCGTTGGCGCTCGCCTATCGCCTGCGCATGGACCGCGTGAGCGCGCGGATCCAGGCGCGCCTGCAGGACCGCCAGCTCGAGCGCGAACGCATCGCGCGCGACCTGCACGACACTTTGCTGCAGGGGTTCCAGGGATTGGTGCTCACGTTTACGGCGGCGATGCGGCGCATTCCGCCGGGAGAGCCTGCCCGGGCGCAGATGGAAAAGGCCCTCGAGCGCGCGAGCGGCGTCCTCGCCGAAGGGCGCAACCGCGTCCGCGACCTGCGCGACTCCGTCGTCTTCCAGGGCGACCTCGCCGCGGCGCTGAAGGATGCCGCCGACGACCTCGCGCATGCCCATCCGGCGGCGTTCGCGCTCACGGTGCAGGGCGACCGGCGCCGCCTGCATCCGCTCGTGCTCGAGGAGGCGTACCGGATCGGCCGCGAGGCGCTGGCCAATGCCTATCGACATGCCGCCGCGAACCGGATCGAGATCGAGGTGATCTTCGATCCCGCGCAGTTGCGCCTGCGCATTCGCGACGACGGCATGGGCGTCGCCGGCGATGTGCTCGAGAACGGGGTGCCCGGCCATTGGGGCATCACGGGCATGCGCGAGCGAGCGCAGAAGCTCGGCGCGAGGCTCCTCATCCGCAGCGGCACGGGCTCGGGGACGGAGGTCGAGCTCGACATTCCCGGTACCGTGGCCTACGACTCGCCATGA
- a CDS encoding TCR/Tet family MFS transporter encodes MRKATLTFIFILVALDVLALGIIIPVLPKLVERFMGGDTARAAEVFGLFGTAWSLMQFFFMPLLGMLSDRFGRRPVILISCLGMGLDYFFMALAPSLVLLFIGRLISGITAASISTAFAYIADVTPPEKRAGAFGMIGAAFGLGFVIGPALGGVLGSVDPRLPFWVAGAMAILNAAYGLFVLPESLPPEKRAPFNWKRANPLGSLTLLRSHKELFGLASVLFLMNLAHMVLPSVAVLYMGYRYGWGELAVGLVLAGVGVFAVIVQGGLMKPVVKRVGERMAMTIGLLFGTVGFVIYGLAPTGILFLVAVPIMSLWGFAAPSAQALMTKHVGPSEQGQLQGATASLVSIAGIVGPGLFTQTFAMTITTFPGAAFVMAGALLLAAATVGWRVTK; translated from the coding sequence ATGAGAAAAGCCACGCTCACCTTCATCTTCATCCTCGTCGCGCTCGACGTCCTGGCGCTCGGGATCATCATCCCGGTGCTGCCGAAGCTCGTGGAGCGCTTCATGGGCGGCGACACGGCGCGCGCCGCGGAGGTCTTCGGGCTCTTCGGCACGGCGTGGAGCCTGATGCAGTTCTTCTTCATGCCGCTGCTGGGCATGCTCTCGGACCGTTTCGGCCGCCGTCCGGTGATCCTCATCTCCTGCCTCGGCATGGGGCTCGACTACTTCTTCATGGCGCTGGCCCCGAGCCTCGTGCTGCTCTTCATCGGTCGGCTCATCTCCGGCATCACCGCGGCTTCGATCTCGACCGCCTTCGCGTACATCGCCGACGTGACGCCGCCGGAGAAGCGCGCGGGCGCCTTCGGCATGATCGGCGCCGCATTCGGGCTCGGCTTCGTGATCGGCCCCGCGCTGGGCGGCGTGCTGGGCAGCGTCGATCCGCGCCTGCCGTTCTGGGTCGCGGGCGCGATGGCGATCCTGAACGCGGCCTACGGCCTCTTCGTGCTGCCGGAATCGCTGCCGCCGGAGAAACGCGCGCCCTTCAACTGGAAGCGGGCCAATCCGCTGGGCTCCCTCACGCTGCTGCGCTCGCACAAGGAGCTGTTCGGACTCGCGTCCGTGCTCTTCCTCATGAACCTCGCGCACATGGTGCTGCCGAGTGTCGCCGTGCTCTACATGGGCTACCGCTACGGCTGGGGCGAGCTCGCGGTTGGGCTCGTGCTTGCCGGCGTGGGCGTGTTCGCGGTCATCGTGCAGGGCGGGCTCATGAAGCCGGTCGTGAAGCGCGTCGGCGAACGCATGGCGATGACCATCGGCCTGCTCTTCGGCACGGTGGGCTTCGTGATCTACGGCCTTGCGCCGACGGGAATCCTCTTTCTCGTCGCGGTGCCGATCATGTCGCTGTGGGGTTTCGCGGCTCCCTCCGCCCAGGCGCTGATGACGAAGCACGTCGGGCCTTCCGAGCAGGGGCAACTGCAGGGTGCGACGGCGTCGTTGGTCTCGATCGCCGGCATCGTCGGCCCGGGTCTCTTCACGCAAACCTTCGCGATGACGATCACCACGTTTCCGGGTGCGGCGTTCGTGATGGCGGGCGCGCTGCTGCTCGCGGCCGCCACCGTCGGCTGGCGCGTGACGAAGTAG
- a CDS encoding YaeQ family protein gives MAIKATIFKAELQVSDLDRNYFASHSLTIARHPSETDERMMVRLLAFALNADEFLAFGRGISTEDEADLAVTDLTGAIDAWIDVGLPDERRIRKASGRANRVIVYTYGGRSAEMWWNANGSALGRLDNLSVYDLAPEITRTLASRADRTMTVSCTVQDGHVYLEQDGETLEIAPHRVK, from the coding sequence GTGGCCATCAAGGCAACGATCTTCAAGGCGGAGCTGCAAGTCTCCGACCTCGACCGCAACTACTTCGCCTCGCACTCGCTCACGATCGCGCGCCATCCGTCGGAGACCGACGAACGGATGATGGTTCGCCTGCTGGCCTTCGCGCTCAACGCCGACGAGTTCCTCGCGTTCGGCCGCGGCATCTCCACCGAGGACGAAGCCGACCTCGCCGTGACCGACCTCACCGGCGCCATCGACGCGTGGATCGACGTGGGGCTACCCGACGAGCGGCGCATCCGCAAGGCTTCGGGGCGCGCCAACCGCGTGATCGTCTACACGTACGGCGGACGATCGGCGGAGATGTGGTGGAACGCGAATGGCTCGGCACTCGGCCGCCTCGACAACCTCAGCGTCTACGACCTGGCGCCGGAGATCACGCGCACGCTCGCCTCGCGCGCCGATCGCACGATGACCGTCTCCTGCACCGTGCAGGATGGCCATGTGTACCTCGAGCAGGATGGCGAGACGCTCGAGATCGCGCCGCACCGCGTGAAGTGA